Proteins encoded within one genomic window of Streptomyces sp. NBC_00523:
- a CDS encoding excinuclease ABC subunit UvrA, whose product MSRATGKQPHAADRHDLIRVHGARVNNLKDVSIEIPKRRLTVFTGVSGSGKSSLVFNTIAAESQRLINETYSAFVQGFMPTLARPEVDVLEGLTTAIIVDQQRMGGDTRSTVGTATDANAMLRILFSRLGTPHIGPPSAYSFNTASVKASGAITVERGNKKTVKATFNRTGGMCTECEGRGTVSDIDLTQLYDDSKSLAEGAFTIPGWKSDSFWTVRVYAESGLLDPDKPIAKYTKKEMQDFLYREPTKVKVEGVNLTYEGLIPKIQKSFLSKDKDALQPHIRAFVERAVTFTTCPACDGTRLSEGARSSKIGGISIADACAMQTSDLAAWIRDLDEPSVAPLLTALGETLDSFVEIGLGYLALDRPAGTLSGGEAQRVKMIRHLGSSLTDTTYVFDEPTAGLHPHDIQRMNNLLLRLRDKGNTVLVVEHKPETIAVADHVVDLGPGAGTAGGTVCFEGTVDGLRASGTVTGRHFDDRSTLKADTRKPTGALEVRGASANNLRGVDVDIPLGVLTVVTGVAGSGKSSLIHGSVAGRDGVVTVDQSAIRGSRRSNPATYTGLLDPVRKAFAKANDVKPGLFSANSEGACPTCNGAGVVFTDLAMMAGVATVCEECEGKRFQASVLEYRLGGRDISEVLAMSVAEAEEFFGSGDARTPAAHRVLERLVDVGLGYLSLGQPLTTLSGGERQRLKLATHMGEKGGVYVLDEPTTGLHLADVEQLLGLLDRLVDSGKSVVVIEHHQAVMAHADWIIDLGPGAGHDGGTLVFEGTPAELVAARSTLTGEHLAEYVGA is encoded by the coding sequence ATGAGCAGGGCCACGGGCAAGCAGCCGCACGCCGCCGACCGCCACGATCTGATCCGTGTGCACGGGGCGCGCGTGAACAATCTCAAGGACGTCAGCATCGAGATCCCCAAGCGCCGGCTGACGGTGTTCACGGGCGTCTCCGGGTCCGGCAAGAGCTCGCTGGTGTTCAACACCATCGCCGCCGAGTCGCAGCGGCTGATCAACGAGACGTACAGCGCCTTCGTCCAGGGGTTCATGCCCACCCTGGCCCGGCCCGAGGTGGACGTCCTGGAGGGGCTGACCACCGCGATCATCGTGGACCAGCAGCGGATGGGCGGCGACACCCGCTCGACCGTGGGCACGGCGACCGACGCCAACGCCATGCTGCGCATCCTCTTCAGCCGCCTCGGCACCCCGCACATCGGCCCGCCGAGCGCGTACTCCTTCAACACCGCGTCCGTGAAGGCGAGCGGCGCGATCACCGTCGAGCGCGGCAACAAGAAGACCGTGAAGGCGACCTTCAACCGGACCGGCGGCATGTGCACCGAGTGCGAGGGCCGGGGCACCGTCTCGGACATCGACCTCACCCAGCTCTACGACGACTCCAAGTCCCTCGCCGAGGGCGCGTTCACGATCCCCGGCTGGAAGTCCGACAGCTTCTGGACCGTCCGGGTCTACGCCGAGTCCGGCCTCCTGGACCCGGACAAGCCGATCGCGAAGTACACCAAGAAGGAGATGCAGGACTTCCTCTACCGGGAGCCCACCAAGGTCAAGGTGGAGGGCGTCAACCTCACGTACGAGGGGCTGATCCCCAAGATCCAGAAGTCGTTCCTGTCCAAGGACAAGGACGCGCTCCAGCCGCACATCCGGGCCTTCGTGGAGCGCGCGGTCACCTTCACCACCTGTCCGGCCTGCGACGGCACCCGGCTCAGCGAGGGCGCCAGGTCCTCGAAAATCGGGGGCATCAGCATCGCGGACGCCTGCGCGATGCAGACCAGCGACCTGGCCGCCTGGATCCGTGACCTGGACGAGCCCTCGGTGGCGCCGCTGCTCACCGCGCTCGGCGAGACCCTCGACTCGTTCGTGGAGATCGGCCTCGGCTACCTCGCGCTCGACCGGCCCGCCGGCACGCTGTCCGGCGGCGAGGCGCAGCGCGTCAAGATGATCCGCCACCTCGGGTCCTCGCTGACCGACACCACGTACGTCTTCGACGAGCCGACCGCCGGACTGCACCCGCACGACATCCAGCGGATGAACAACCTGCTGCTGCGCCTGCGCGACAAGGGCAACACCGTGCTGGTGGTGGAGCACAAGCCGGAGACGATCGCGGTCGCCGACCACGTCGTGGACCTCGGTCCCGGCGCCGGTACGGCGGGCGGCACCGTCTGCTTCGAGGGCACCGTCGACGGGCTGCGCGCCTCCGGCACCGTCACCGGGCGCCATTTCGACGACCGCTCCACGCTCAAGGCGGACACCCGCAAGCCCACCGGTGCGCTGGAGGTGCGGGGCGCCTCGGCGAACAACCTGCGCGGCGTCGACGTGGACATCCCGCTCGGTGTGCTGACCGTCGTCACGGGCGTGGCCGGGTCCGGGAAGAGCTCGCTGATCCACGGCTCGGTGGCCGGGCGGGACGGTGTGGTCACCGTCGACCAGAGCGCGATCCGCGGTTCGCGGCGCAGCAACCCGGCCACGTACACCGGGCTGCTCGACCCGGTCCGCAAGGCGTTCGCCAAGGCCAACGACGTGAAGCCGGGGCTGTTCAGCGCCAACTCGGAGGGCGCGTGCCCGACGTGCAACGGGGCGGGCGTCGTCTTCACGGACCTGGCGATGATGGCGGGCGTCGCCACGGTCTGCGAGGAGTGCGAGGGCAAGCGGTTCCAGGCGTCGGTGCTCGAATACCGGCTCGGCGGGCGGGACATCAGCGAGGTGCTGGCGATGTCGGTCGCCGAGGCGGAGGAGTTCTTCGGCTCCGGTGACGCGCGCACACCGGCCGCGCACCGGGTCCTCGAACGGCTGGTGGACGTCGGGCTCGGCTACCTCAGCCTCGGCCAGCCGCTGACCACGCTCTCCGGCGGTGAGCGGCAGCGGCTGAAGCTCGCCACGCACATGGGCGAGAAGGGCGGCGTGTACGTGCTGGACGAGCCGACCACCGGGCTGCATCTCGCGGACGTGGAGCAGCTGTTGGGGCTGCTCGACCGGTTGGTGGACTCCGGTAAGTCGGTCGTCGTCATCGAGCACCACCAGGCCGTGATGGCGCACGCCGACTGGATCATCGACCTGGGCCCCGGCGCCGGTCACGACGGCGGAACCCTGGTCTTCGAGGGCACCCCCGCCGAACTGGTCGCCGCACGCTCGACCCTGACGGGCGAGCACCTGGCGGAGTACGTGGGCGCCTGA
- a CDS encoding helix-turn-helix transcriptional regulator: MTSKSDAAQNLRDLARLRRVRDRIDREYAQPLNVEALARGAHMSAGHLSREFRRAYGESPYGYLMTRRIERAMTLLRRGDLSVTEVCFAVGCSSLGTFSTRFTELVGMPPSVYRQEAAQATAGLPSCVAKQVTRPVRNREAPLPGTPLA; encoded by the coding sequence GTGACGAGCAAATCCGACGCCGCGCAGAACCTGCGCGACCTCGCGCGGCTGCGCCGGGTCCGCGACCGGATCGACCGCGAGTACGCCCAGCCGCTGAACGTCGAGGCGCTGGCGCGCGGCGCGCACATGTCGGCGGGGCACCTCAGCCGCGAGTTCCGGAGGGCGTACGGGGAATCCCCGTACGGCTACCTCATGACCCGGCGCATCGAGCGCGCGATGACGCTGCTGCGCCGGGGGGACCTGAGCGTCACCGAGGTGTGCTTCGCGGTCGGCTGCTCCTCGCTCGGCACGTTCAGCACGCGCTTCACGGAGCTGGTCGGGATGCCGCCGAGCGTCTACCGGCAGGAGGCGGCGCAGGCCACCGCGGGCCTGCCGTCCTGTGTGGCGAAGCAGGTGACGCGGCCGGTCAGGAATCGAGAAGCACCGCTGCCGGGGACGCCGCTAGCGTGA
- a CDS encoding SAM-dependent methyltransferase, with the protein MSRPENDPTAPLIDTSKPHPARMYDWFLGGKDNYPVDEAMGRQMLAVEPNVPVMAKINRAFMHRATRWLSTHGVRQFLDIGTGIPTEPNLHQVAQEAAPATRVVYCDNDPIVLAHAAALLKGTPEGVIDYVQADARNVDTILEHAGKTLDFSKPVALSMIALLHFVSDEDGAYELVRRLTDVLAPGSYMVVSQITADFHPEEAREVDKMYKANTLTLAPRTRDQFASFFDGLEIVEPGIVAAEAWHPELGEPVPGTGEIVTPGYVAVGRKP; encoded by the coding sequence ATGTCCCGACCGGAGAACGACCCCACCGCCCCGCTCATCGACACCAGCAAGCCGCATCCCGCGCGGATGTACGACTGGTTCCTGGGCGGCAAGGACAACTACCCGGTGGACGAGGCCATGGGCCGTCAGATGCTGGCCGTCGAGCCGAACGTCCCGGTGATGGCGAAGATCAACCGCGCCTTCATGCACCGCGCGACGCGCTGGCTGTCCACCCACGGCGTCCGCCAGTTCCTCGACATCGGCACCGGGATACCCACCGAGCCCAACCTGCACCAGGTGGCCCAGGAGGCCGCCCCCGCAACCCGGGTCGTCTACTGCGACAACGACCCGATCGTCCTGGCCCACGCCGCGGCGCTGCTCAAGGGCACGCCCGAGGGCGTCATCGACTACGTGCAGGCCGACGCGCGCAACGTCGACACCATCCTCGAACACGCGGGCAAGACACTGGACTTCAGCAAGCCGGTCGCGCTGTCGATGATCGCGCTGCTCCACTTCGTGAGCGACGAGGACGGCGCGTACGAGCTGGTGCGCCGGCTGACCGACGTGCTCGCCCCCGGCAGCTACATGGTCGTCTCGCAGATCACCGCCGACTTCCACCCGGAGGAGGCGCGCGAGGTCGACAAGATGTACAAGGCCAACACCCTGACGCTCGCGCCGCGCACGCGCGACCAGTTCGCCTCGTTCTTCGACGGTCTTGAGATCGTGGAGCCCGGCATCGTCGCCGCCGAGGCCTGGCACCCCGAGCTCGGCGAGCCGGTCCCCGGCACCGGCGAGATCGTCACCCCCGGCTATGTCGCGGTCGGCCGCAAGCCGTAA
- a CDS encoding lipase family protein — MSRKDRSRSTLSPHRARPLRAAAVAVTAAACVAAYAAPASATDGAEPVVSRGVTIPAFYDPPAQLPATNGALIRTEPLPLALSLPGLDGRPMPGTATRLMYRTTDSNGQPAAVTGAYIEPSAAWKGGGARPLVALASGTMGQGDQCAPSLALQHPLSVTPESVSIGYETLSVYRLLAAGVAVVVTDYVGLGTTDRLHTYVNRVDEGHALLDAVRAAHQLPATSLTAASRTGLYGYSQGGGASASAAELQPSYAPEIQLAGTYAGAPPADLTATMKGIDGSALAGALAWSINGFAQADADLRDVVEANINDRGRAALKDASTMCVGDAILGYGFAKSSKWTTTGKSLGEIIAAEPKAQAALDKQRIGTLKPSGPVRVATGIQDDIVPHRQARQLAVDWCRKGGDVTYDAVILPNLGDKILTNHMVPLITDQGDAISWITDRLAGKRTTSNCWSMPVQP, encoded by the coding sequence TTGAGCCGCAAGGACCGTTCGCGTTCCACCCTTTCCCCCCACCGCGCCCGTCCCCTCCGTGCCGCGGCCGTCGCCGTGACCGCGGCGGCCTGCGTGGCCGCGTACGCCGCGCCCGCGTCCGCCACGGACGGCGCCGAGCCCGTCGTCTCCCGGGGCGTGACCATCCCCGCCTTCTACGACCCGCCCGCCCAACTGCCCGCCACCAACGGGGCACTGATCCGGACCGAGCCCCTGCCGCTCGCCCTGAGCCTGCCGGGTCTGGACGGCCGCCCGATGCCGGGCACCGCCACCCGCCTCATGTACCGCACGACCGACTCCAACGGGCAGCCGGCCGCGGTGACCGGCGCCTACATCGAGCCCTCGGCCGCCTGGAAGGGCGGCGGCGCCCGGCCGCTGGTCGCGCTGGCCTCGGGCACCATGGGCCAGGGCGACCAGTGCGCGCCCTCGCTGGCCCTCCAGCACCCGCTGTCCGTCACCCCCGAGTCCGTGTCGATCGGCTACGAGACCCTGTCCGTCTACCGGCTCCTGGCCGCCGGTGTCGCCGTCGTCGTCACCGACTACGTGGGCCTCGGCACCACCGACCGCCTGCACACCTACGTCAACCGGGTGGACGAGGGCCACGCGCTGCTAGACGCGGTACGCGCCGCGCACCAGCTGCCCGCCACCTCGCTCACGGCCGCGTCCCGGACGGGCCTGTACGGCTACAGCCAGGGCGGCGGGGCCAGCGCGTCCGCCGCCGAGCTCCAGCCCTCGTACGCCCCCGAGATCCAGCTCGCCGGCACCTACGCCGGGGCGCCACCCGCCGACCTGACCGCCACCATGAAGGGCATCGACGGCAGCGCTCTCGCCGGGGCCCTCGCCTGGTCGATCAACGGCTTCGCGCAGGCCGACGCCGACCTGCGGGACGTCGTGGAGGCCAACATCAACGACCGCGGGCGGGCCGCGCTGAAGGACGCCTCGACCATGTGCGTCGGCGACGCGATCCTCGGCTACGGCTTCGCGAAGAGCTCCAAGTGGACGACCACCGGCAAGTCCCTCGGTGAGATCATCGCCGCCGAGCCGAAGGCACAGGCCGCGCTCGACAAGCAGCGCATCGGCACCCTCAAGCCGTCCGGCCCGGTGCGGGTGGCGACCGGCATCCAGGACGACATCGTGCCGCACCGCCAGGCGCGTCAGCTCGCCGTCGACTGGTGCCGCAAGGGCGGCGACGTCACGTACGACGCCGTCATCCTGCCCAACCTCGGCGACAAGATCCTCACCAACCACATGGTCCCGCTCATCACCGACCAGGGCGACGCCATCTCCTGGATCACCGACCGCCTCGCGGGCAAGCGCACCACCTCCAACTGCTGGTCGATGCCGGTCCAGCCCTGA
- a CDS encoding CatB-related O-acetyltransferase encodes MPVPADPTVLHPMPGQPRVVQLKPLVTSPLIEVGEYSYYDDPDDATAFETRNVLYHYGPEKLVIGKFCALGTGVRFLMNGANHRMDGPSTFPFPTLGGSWADHFDLLAGLPNRGDTVVGNDVWFGHGATVLPGVRIGHGAIIGSGSVVSKDVPDYGIVGGNPARLLRTRFEEQDVARLLALAWWDWPAEHITAHIRTLMSGTVDDLEAAAPGA; translated from the coding sequence CTGCCCGTACCCGCAGACCCGACCGTGCTCCACCCGATGCCCGGACAGCCGAGGGTGGTGCAGCTCAAGCCGCTGGTGACCTCGCCGCTGATCGAGGTGGGGGAGTACTCGTACTACGACGACCCGGACGACGCCACCGCGTTCGAAACCCGCAACGTGCTGTACCACTACGGCCCGGAGAAGCTGGTCATCGGTAAGTTCTGCGCGCTCGGCACGGGCGTGCGCTTCCTGATGAACGGCGCCAACCACCGCATGGACGGCCCGTCCACCTTCCCGTTCCCCACCCTGGGCGGCTCCTGGGCCGACCACTTCGACCTGCTCGCGGGGCTGCCGAACCGGGGCGACACGGTCGTCGGCAACGACGTGTGGTTCGGTCACGGGGCGACCGTGCTGCCCGGCGTCCGGATCGGGCACGGTGCGATCATCGGCAGCGGCTCGGTGGTCAGCAAGGACGTCCCGGACTACGGGATCGTCGGTGGCAACCCGGCCCGGCTGCTGCGCACCCGCTTCGAGGAGCAGGACGTCGCCCGCCTCCTCGCACTGGCCTGGTGGGACTGGCCCGCCGAGCACATCACCGCCCACATCCGGACCCTCATGTCCGGCACCGTGGACGACCTCGAAGCCGCCGCGCCCGGCGCGTGA
- a CDS encoding macrolide family glycosyltransferase, protein MIGIPAVSHVLPSIEVIRELVARGHRVTYANDPVMAERIEATGATFVPYDSVLPVGDSSWPDDPIAAMGLFLDDAVQALPQLRAVYDEDPADLYLYDIGAYPARVLAESQNRRLMQLYPTFVGWRSYEKDVAAQLWTLPGADAYRARFTEWLAGNGATTRDMDAFTGRPGNTLALIPRAMQPHADDVDMDTVTFVGPCFAGRGEEQAWTRPAGADKVLLISLGSAYTNRPEFYRNCLAAYGDLPGWHVVLQVGKQTDLAELGTVPGNVEVHRWVPQLAILQQADAFVTHAGMGGSSEGLYSGVPMIAVPQGVDQFMNADKLVELGVARRIDTDDATPEALRVALTALVDDPEVARRSARLREDARAEGGTPRAAGLVEELLG, encoded by the coding sequence ATGATCGGCATCCCTGCCGTGAGCCATGTGCTGCCGAGCATCGAGGTCATCCGCGAACTGGTGGCCCGCGGCCACCGCGTCACCTACGCCAACGACCCGGTGATGGCCGAGCGCATCGAGGCCACCGGCGCCACCTTCGTGCCGTACGACTCCGTGCTCCCCGTCGGTGACAGCAGCTGGCCCGACGACCCGATCGCCGCCATGGGCCTCTTCCTGGACGACGCCGTCCAGGCCCTGCCGCAGCTGCGCGCCGTCTACGACGAGGACCCGGCCGACCTCTACCTGTACGACATCGGGGCCTACCCGGCCCGGGTGCTGGCCGAGTCCCAGAACCGCCGCCTGATGCAGCTCTACCCGACGTTCGTCGGCTGGCGGAGTTACGAGAAGGACGTGGCGGCCCAGCTGTGGACGCTGCCGGGGGCCGACGCGTACCGGGCGCGGTTCACCGAGTGGCTGGCCGGGAACGGCGCGACCACGCGGGACATGGACGCCTTCACCGGCCGCCCCGGCAACACCCTCGCCCTGATCCCCCGGGCGATGCAGCCGCACGCGGACGACGTGGACATGGACACCGTCACGTTCGTCGGGCCGTGCTTCGCCGGGCGCGGCGAGGAACAGGCCTGGACCCGGCCCGCCGGGGCGGACAAGGTGCTGCTGATCTCGCTGGGCTCCGCGTACACCAACCGCCCGGAGTTCTACCGCAATTGCCTGGCGGCCTACGGCGACCTGCCGGGCTGGCACGTCGTCCTCCAGGTCGGCAAGCAGACGGACCTGGCGGAGCTCGGCACCGTACCCGGCAATGTCGAGGTGCACCGGTGGGTGCCGCAACTGGCCATCCTCCAGCAGGCGGACGCCTTCGTCACGCACGCCGGGATGGGCGGCAGCTCCGAGGGGCTGTACAGCGGGGTGCCGATGATCGCCGTGCCGCAGGGCGTCGACCAGTTCATGAACGCCGACAAGCTGGTCGAGCTGGGCGTCGCCCGCCGCATCGACACCGACGACGCCACCCCGGAGGCCCTGCGCGTGGCGCTCACCGCGCTCGTCGACGACCCCGAGGTGGCCCGGCGTTCGGCGCGGCTGCGCGAGGACGCCCGGGCGGAGGGTGGCACCCCGCGCGCCGCCGGCCTGGTGGAGGAACTGCTCGGCTGA
- a CDS encoding electron transfer flavoprotein subunit alpha/FixB family protein — protein sequence MAEVLVFVDHVDGAVRKPTLELLTLARRIGDPVAVAVGAGASATADVLAEHGAVRVLVSEAAEFADYLVVPKVDALQAAHQAVSPAAVLVSSSAEGKEIAARLAVRVGSGIITDAVDVEAGAEGVVATQSVFAASFTTKSRITHGTPVITVKPNSAPVEPVAGAGAVEELAVEFSAAATGTKVLSRTPRESTGRPELTEAAIVVSGGRGVNGAENFAIIEALADSLGAAVGASRAAVDAGWYPHTNQVGQTGKSVSPQLYIANGISGAIQHRAGMQTSKTIVAVNKDAEAPIFDLVDYGVVGDLFAVVPQLTEEINTRKG from the coding sequence ATGGCTGAAGTTCTCGTCTTTGTCGATCACGTGGACGGTGCGGTCCGCAAGCCGACGCTGGAGCTGCTGACGCTCGCGCGGCGGATCGGTGACCCGGTCGCCGTTGCCGTCGGCGCCGGTGCGTCCGCGACGGCGGATGTCCTTGCCGAGCACGGCGCGGTCAGGGTCCTGGTCTCGGAGGCCGCCGAGTTCGCCGACTACCTCGTCGTACCGAAGGTGGACGCGCTCCAGGCCGCCCACCAGGCGGTCTCCCCGGCGGCGGTGCTCGTGTCCTCCTCGGCGGAGGGCAAGGAGATCGCGGCGCGCCTCGCGGTACGGGTCGGGTCGGGCATCATCACCGACGCGGTCGACGTCGAGGCCGGTGCCGAGGGTGTCGTGGCGACCCAGTCGGTGTTCGCCGCCTCGTTCACCACGAAGTCCCGGATCACGCACGGCACCCCGGTCATCACGGTGAAGCCGAACTCGGCGCCCGTCGAGCCGGTCGCCGGTGCGGGTGCGGTGGAGGAGCTGGCGGTGGAGTTCTCCGCCGCCGCCACGGGCACGAAGGTGCTGTCCCGTACGCCGCGTGAGTCGACCGGCCGTCCGGAGCTGACGGAGGCCGCGATCGTGGTCTCCGGTGGCCGTGGTGTCAACGGTGCGGAGAACTTCGCGATCATCGAGGCGCTCGCCGACTCGCTGGGTGCCGCGGTGGGTGCCTCGCGTGCCGCCGTGGATGCGGGCTGGTACCCCCACACCAACCAGGTCGGCCAGACCGGCAAGTCCGTCTCGCCGCAGCTCTACATCGCCAACGGCATCTCCGGCGCGATCCAGCACCGCGCGGGCATGCAGACCTCGAAGACGATCGTCGCGGTCAACAAGGACGCCGAGGCCCCGATCTTCGACCTCGTGGACTACGGCGTCGTCGGCGACCTCTTCGCCGTCGTCCCCCAGCTCACCGAGGAGATCAACACCCGCAAGGGCTGA
- a CDS encoding electron transfer flavoprotein subunit beta/FixA family protein: MSLRIVVTVKYVPDATGDRHFADDLTLDREDVDGLLSELDEYAVEQALQIAEAADDAEVTVLTVGPEDAKDALRKALSMGADKAVHVEDDDLHGTDALGTSLVLAKAIEETGYDLVISGMASTDGTMGVVPALLAERLGVPQVTLLSQVSVEGGVVRGRRDGDSASEELEASLPAVVSVTDQSGEARYPSFKGIMAAKKKPVKSLDLDDLGIDADEVGLAGAWSAVDSATERPARTAGTIVKDEGEGGKQLAEFLAGQKFI; encoded by the coding sequence GTGAGCTTGAGGATCGTTGTCACTGTGAAGTACGTGCCCGACGCGACCGGTGACCGGCATTTCGCCGATGACCTGACGTTGGACCGTGAGGATGTCGACGGTCTGCTGTCGGAGCTGGACGAGTATGCGGTCGAGCAGGCGTTGCAGATCGCGGAGGCGGCTGATGATGCGGAGGTCACCGTGTTGACGGTGGGTCCGGAGGATGCCAAGGACGCGTTGCGCAAGGCGTTGTCGATGGGTGCGGACAAGGCGGTTCACGTCGAGGACGACGATCTGCACGGTACGGACGCGCTGGGTACGTCGCTGGTGCTGGCGAAGGCGATCGAGGAGACCGGGTACGACCTGGTGATCTCGGGGATGGCGTCGACGGACGGCACGATGGGTGTGGTTCCGGCGCTGCTCGCGGAGCGGCTGGGTGTGCCGCAGGTGACGCTGCTGTCGCAGGTGTCGGTCGAGGGCGGTGTGGTGCGTGGCCGTCGTGACGGGGACAGTGCGTCGGAGGAGCTGGAGGCGTCGCTGCCGGCGGTGGTGTCGGTGACCGACCAGTCGGGTGAGGCGCGTTACCCGTCGTTCAAGGGGATCATGGCGGCGAAGAAGAAGCCGGTGAAGTCCCTGGACCTGGACGATCTGGGGATCGATGCGGACGAGGTGGGTCTGGCGGGTGCGTGGAGCGCGGTCGACTCCGCGACCGAGCGTCCGGCCCGTACCGCGGGAACGATCGTGAAGGACGAGGGCGAGGGCGGCAAGCAGCTGGCCGAGTTCCTGGCCGGCCAGAAGTTCATCTGA
- a CDS encoding TetR family transcriptional regulator, with the protein MTEDRRPAKKPPMRDVLAEAAFALFLERGFERTTVDDIVARAGVGRRSFFRYFPSKEDAVFPDHEGCLADMTAFLADADGTDPVATVCDGARLVLRMYAEKPEFSVQRYRLTREVPGLRTYELSVVRRYERTLAGYLERRWAGDPDAGPDFALRAEVIAASVVAAHNNGLRSWLRSGGKGDAGAEVDRALELVRAVWGGTDARPVVSAAVPAAAPVTSSVTSSGSDDEVIVMVARKGAPMWRVVQHIESALGTA; encoded by the coding sequence ATGACCGAAGACCGCCGGCCGGCCAAGAAGCCCCCCATGCGTGACGTGCTCGCCGAGGCGGCCTTCGCGCTCTTCCTGGAGCGCGGGTTCGAGCGGACCACGGTGGACGACATCGTCGCCCGGGCCGGGGTGGGGCGGCGCTCCTTCTTCCGCTACTTCCCCTCCAAGGAGGACGCGGTTTTCCCCGACCACGAGGGGTGCCTCGCGGACATGACCGCCTTCCTGGCGGACGCCGACGGCACGGACCCGGTCGCCACGGTGTGCGACGGGGCCCGGCTGGTGCTGCGGATGTACGCGGAGAAGCCCGAGTTCTCCGTCCAGCGCTACCGGCTCACCCGCGAGGTGCCCGGCCTTCGCACGTACGAGCTCTCCGTGGTGCGCCGTTACGAACGGACCCTCGCCGGCTACCTGGAACGGCGCTGGGCCGGGGACCCGGACGCCGGGCCCGACTTCGCGCTGCGCGCCGAGGTGATCGCCGCCTCGGTCGTCGCCGCGCACAACAACGGGCTGCGGTCCTGGCTGCGTTCGGGCGGCAAGGGCGACGCGGGGGCCGAGGTGGACCGGGCCCTGGAGCTGGTGCGCGCGGTGTGGGGCGGGACGGACGCGCGGCCCGTCGTATCCGCGGCGGTCCCGGCGGCCGCCCCCGTGACCTCGTCGGTGACGTCCTCGGGGAGCGACGACGAGGTGATCGTCATGGTCGCGCGCAAGGGCGCCCCGATGTGGCGCGTGGTGCAGCACATCGAGTCCGCGCTCGGCACCGCCTGA
- a CDS encoding Zn-ribbon domain-containing OB-fold protein: MFSTGTDVMGRPAREAADAHSQEGLVYQVCRWCHTASFRKLLCPVCASSDLESEHSDGHGVVIRSNVVNRYSRVMRNESLVRFPEGFVYRCRIVGAAPHMVNVGDRVRPLGGRTSVAGEVVLEVCDPPGPAAWY; encoded by the coding sequence GTGTTCAGTACCGGAACCGACGTGATGGGGCGGCCGGCCCGCGAGGCGGCCGACGCACACAGTCAGGAAGGGCTCGTCTATCAGGTGTGCCGTTGGTGCCACACCGCCTCCTTCCGCAAACTCCTGTGTCCCGTCTGCGCGTCGAGCGATCTCGAATCCGAGCACAGTGACGGCCACGGCGTGGTCATCCGCTCCAACGTCGTCAACCGCTACTCGCGCGTGATGCGCAACGAGTCCCTGGTCCGCTTCCCCGAAGGCTTCGTCTACCGCTGCCGGATCGTGGGCGCCGCCCCGCACATGGTGAACGTCGGCGACCGGGTGCGCCCCCTCGGCGGCCGCACCTCCGTGGCGGGCGAGGTCGTCCTCGAGGTCTGCGACCCGCCCGGGCCCGCCGCCTGGTACTGA